From the genome of Tripterygium wilfordii isolate XIE 37 chromosome 6, ASM1340144v1, whole genome shotgun sequence:
TGTCATGGATTCAAAGCTGGGTTTCCTTGGTATCAAGCTAATATTATTGATGGTTGCTTCAATTGTTTCTCTCAATACCATTGGCGCGCAAGCAATTCCTTTAATGATCGACTAGGTTCCTTTTTCCTTGACCTAATTCTTGAAGTGCTTCTAACCCCATTGCCTCATTGTAAAGCTCATAGCAGTTTTTGGTATGTATATGGTATAGGAATCCAGATCGTATTCTTTAAGTTGTATATATTGTAACTAAATGGCTTTACTGGCTGTTCAATAAGCTTCACTTTAGCCGGATAGTAGTTGAAATCTCTTCATGTTGTAAAGAGTTAATAGAAATCCTAAATCTGCTTTCCTTGTGGTTGCTGAAATACTTGTGCCTTCtctgcttttcttttgtttctttgatggtgcttttcttttctttctttgatggTTCCTTGCACTAACCAAGAAGGTAGACCTAATATGTAATGGACTTGGACTATGTAACTGTCTTTAAGAGTAGTCATATCAGGAGGGCTTAATCAGGTGTGGGATCCTACattttatttaaagtgcggAATCCATCTAAACTCTTACCATTCATTGAGAATCTAACCAACTCTTTGGTGTTGTATCGATTGGGATGGGGACCTGTAGTGGTACTTTGAAAGTGAATCAAGTTTTAAGGTGCAAGTGAACAACTGAACAAGTTTGAAGGGCCCAGCATGTATCATGTGCCCACTTGTCACTTTGAACATTACTTTACACTAATATATATGGGTattgaaagaaaatatatacatgatCACTCTTTATCATATGATCACGACCTAGCTCGATGTTTGTGACGTATCAGATGGTCGAACTGATGTGAAAGAGTGTCTCCTCAGATCTGCTAAGATGACATGCATAGGAGAAAACATAAATTAAGCGGTACCCTAAGTTTGTTCTCGGGGTGATCTATCCAACACTTAAATCAGTTTAGGATGCTATTAGTTAGAGAGTGCTCAAAACACACTCTCTCTCCCCCCATGTAACAACTAAGAGTGTaggatttggaattgtttaCCACTTTACCTAGAGCTAGaggtccccttttatatgaattgGAGAGTTTTAATTTCGGTCTCCTTCAAGATGCTCGcagtggcgtacctgagttTATGGGGACCCTGGGCAAACTCTAAAAAACGggtcccttaattttttttcccgttaTTATCATACAGTTCTTAAAAGTTTGACAATATTCTATATACAATCcaaacatttgaaaaatcaccatccattgtttgcaaatgatttagtatttcaataggcttttttatttctttaggtaaaatgttacacaaaactttgaattctaaagctaaatctcttccatcaatatcataaaaattaaaaaatgtcacacttcaaaaagtcttttgatttttgaagagtcttttgattttttttcttaatttctttatggATTGGTCTAACTTCTAAAGTCTAAAACCTAAAGTGATCTTTCTTACTTTCTAATTGGGTTGAGCCCCTActtttattagtttgttttaatTCTCAATTCCTTTTGGGCTTTATAAgtaatatttatgggctttgaAATAGGCTGGGATTGGTTTTAAAATAAACTATCCTATAAAGCTATaactaaaaatttcaaaatttgggGCCCTAAAAAATTGGGGGCCCTGGGCGAGGGCCCAGCTCGCCCAGGCCCAGGGCCGCCCCTGGATGCTCGATTCCCCTGAGCTAAGGGTGGTCCCGAGTTTGTTCTCGAGGGACCTCTCTAATGCTCAAGTCAATTTGCGATGCTATCAGTGGGAGAATGCTTGGTGCTTGGAACTCTCTCTCCCAAGTAACAACCAAGAGTGCAGGGTTTGAAATCGTTTACCTAGAGGTGGaggtccccttttatatgagttggagAGTTCCAAATCCTACCATATATCATACCACCCTCCACCTCACTCCTTTCATAGTCGTAGATTTAAAGACCGGTCAATGTGGTGTTAAAGATTTCCATTCCATCTTTTTGGGGTGGGATTTGAAAAATTCCCccaatatataaaattattcaAAAAGAATACGAGGGTGGGGGGGTATAGTACAAAGAATCCCTTCCATCACCATCCAAAACTGACCATTAAGATTTAAGAGATTGATTGTTCTAACTTTTATGTATAGATTCCCGTAACTTTTAACTTGCACATCAAGATTTTAAAAAGAACACAATATAATAACCCCATAAGACAGCTTTTCTCTCACTTTTTTGTGACCTTAAAAGTGCACAAAAATTGTCATCTTATAGAGAATTGTACATTAAAATCGAGAATTGTTTGGTTTGGATCAGTCCATATTGTCCTGCACAGTTTTGTCTACTTAGACTTAGCACCAACACATTACTTTGCTCAAAGTCAGAAGTTTCATGTAACGAGAAAATTGGTTAGATGGATTCCTCCGGAGGATGGTTGGATTAAGGTCATTATTGATGGTGCTGTTTGGACTACGCTGAACCAAGCTACAGGTGGGGGTATAGGGCGAGATAGTCTTGGGAATTGGACCCCGCCCACTCATAATACAagctttgaaaaataaaaagaacaagCCCTCTACAGTCTGTCTTGACTGTCATATGTCTCAACGGGTTAAATCTAACTCTATAATGTGCTGTCCATCACAAACCCATGAACTCATGTGACCTTGCTATGGACCTGAACCTCAACACGTCATCTCCATTCTCCACTGCATTGACAAAATTCAATGGTTTAAACTAAACAACCCAAAACAATCCACCATTATATCAAAAGGGATTGCTAGGTATAAGTGTATTAAGAGTATCAACTACAAGGGcaacaaaaaactaaaatacCGCTTTTCTATTTCTCACCACAGAAAAGAAGGGGCGTATACCAGAAACTTGTCAGCTACTCATGATCACCCGAAGAAAGTATTGCACCCTCATAACAGAAGACTCTTCTGGATGGTATTTTCCAATATGAGCAAGAAATACAAAAGgcttatgttaaaaaaaaaaaattgaatgatcTACATCAATTTTGTAATGTGTCCTTTTCAATGTCTGTCCTCTCttagactctctctctctgtctctctaacCACCAACAGGCAACAACCTCTCATGAAAGGGCCTCTTAATCAGACTTTATCATCTAACTTTTCATTATTTACAAGGGGAAGTAACTCCACCCGATTCCTAGGCGTCCGTGGTGTTCGAGGAGTTCCTGGTGGCTGTTGGGAGAGCAGGTGCCTCACATATCCATAGAATGTACATCCTATAAGTGTAATAGCACATCCAACAGCATTCATACCCGAAATCGGGTTGCGGAATATCAGCCACGAAACCAAAACAGCAACTGCAACCTGTACAAAGTCAAATTCACAACATCAATCAAAGTGGTCGAGCATGGGTGTTTGGGAATAATGAGATTACTTTTGATTATATGTATCCAATGGAATGTCATCCATTCCATGAGATGATAAGGAGGTAAAaggaagggggaaaaaaatagtTGCTAAGAAACATTTGGAGTACGGGCAACCTGGGTAAGTTTCAGTTTTATGTCATCATACAACAGTCAGAAGCCAGTATAAAGGACTGCCAGTTTGAAGGCAAATGTGATATGCCCATTTTATGAAAATAAACCCAGTAGAGAAAACCAATTACAAGTACTGAAACTCGTAACTAGTTTTGTGAATGCATCAGTAAACGAGTACTGAAATTCATAACGTTTAAGCAATTAATTAAAACCAATTACAAGAGTAGCGATGTGAGAAATTATAATAAAGTACAAACAGAACAGAAGTGCAAAAAGTCAAAATTCACTTATAAGTCTCACCTTGAGGTTCCCAGCAACATTAAAAGTGACGGCTGTTGTGGAGTGAATCACGTAAAAGATGGAGAAGTTGAGACAGAAGGCCAGTACGCCAGAGGCAAAAATAATGAAGAGGGAGGAGCCGACAGACTGGTGGGTGTTAAGCCACTCTATAATCCCGTTGCCTTCAAGCAGCATAGCAGGTATTCCCAAAATCAAGGTGGCGAAAGGTGCCATGTAGTACACCGTATTTATGCTAAAGAGAGAACCAAATTGAATATAATGTCAGATCGAGTCATGCAgcaaaagttgcacaaaaaaatttcacatgcatgtcaaaagactcaaaacaGGATGTACAATTAGTGGTTTACCATTTTAAATCCAATCAAATATAAACTAGGTAACCATGTTCAATTGCATCAAACACCAAAAGTGAACTGCCGACTTGTCATCTTCCTATACCCACTTATCTTTCAAGTTTAAACTGCTAAACGTATATAAAATCAAACCCTAGACACTTTATGCATTTACCTACCGTGCCTAAGGTAGGGATATGTGTTGAGATAGCTAAAAAAAGTATGCGTACTTGCAATGGTAGCCCATGTCATGTTTAAAGACAAATAACCTATTATGAAATTGCTACAAATATCAATATAAGAAagtaatatatgatattatgatGCAATAGAATATTGCATAAAGGgatgaagaagagaggaaggGTGCGGAAGAGCGCCCATGGATCATGTCAAAAGAAGTTGTGCTAACGAACTACCATGCGGTGGGCCTGTGGCTACTAGAGCAATATGACATTGAATGAAGATTCAAGACACAAGAGGTACTCGGGGGCATGAAAATTCACACACTAATCAGCCACAAATAGTGTAATGATAATAAGCAGCAGAATTTGGCACTTTTTGGACGGcctttttcaaacaaaacacatGTTGCATTTACTATCAGGACAAAACAGTTTCATTGTTAATGCCAGACCAGGCATGGTACTGAATACAACTCAGAGCACGTCAAGAAGAGTTCCTCCTTATATGGACAAAGGAACTAAATATTTAGGTTCTGTATGCAGGGCTTTCAATCATGCCTAGGTGGGTAGCCTTCAACTCCTAAAATTGAGAATAACTATTTTTAATAGAAAAATTAGACAAATCAaacaaaggttttttttttcttgagcaACATTCTTAAACAAGCAAAAACTAACCACACAAAAGAGCTTCATGCAGAGGGTTTTTCGTAGAAACTTAAGAGATCATAGAatggaaagaaaggaagaaatatTAGCTGAAGAGGAAAGTGAGCAAAAGTGAAGAGAATACCTGTCAAATTTATATCCATGCAACAGAGATTCTGCCAGGATAGTCTTTGTTGAAGTGGCCAAACAACCAAACAAGGCTGCACAAAATCCAAAAATATTAAAGCTAAGCTCCGTCATAGATGTGAACAGTATCCCTCCAACAATAGGCACTAAAGAAGCCCAAATTCGCCAGTCAAAGTATTTTCTCCATACCAGCCACTGCAGAAACACTGTCCAAATTTGTTGAGACAATACGCAATTAGGACATAATCTTACAAATAAAATGAGTGGAAGGCATAGACGGAATAACAAAATGTTAGTGAATTTTGAGTCAAACCTGTAGTTGCGGGAGTGAATGACTTTATTGTTTGCATAAAGGAAACAGGAATGTAACGTAAGCTCACATTCCCCAACACTATGTTGATACAAAATACAAACGACATGGGAAAAATCCTTCGCCATCGATCTTCAGGATCAACTGATATCAGCGGTTTGAGCTTCAGAACCTTGATTACCAAATATGCTCCAATCGACGAACATATGAAGTGAACACATGATACTGATAGAGGAAATTTGAAATCCAATTTCTGTgaaaaaaataggagaattaacTGTTTTAATCCCAACTCAGATATGACCCATAGATACTAGGAAATCCCTCACCTACTAAATGTTGGGACTTCAAAATGGATGAAACTGAACATATTAATCAATAACTAgtttttgggaatgctcgacaGGTAATAAGTTGgcttgaaaacaaaataaaaccgAAGTGAAAAGCAGCAGCTTGGAATATTAGGAAACTAACGTTTCCCATATTCCTACTACAAAATATGAGCTATACTATCTGATATCGAGACCCATAAAATTTTTGGTCAAAAGGAGTATATATACCTACCCACTGATaatgtatatacacacaaagTTTACATGGAGAGTAGACCCATGGAGAAGCACAAAAGAGTGGAGAAATGCCAACTTAAGGCAGCATAGCAATTGGCAATTCATGGTCATATAAAAACTGTTTGTACATACTACAGACTtgaaaaaacagaggaaagtTAGGAACAGCACAATATTATCAGGAAATTTTAACATCTTAAATTTGTAATCCTATTTACCATTGGCCTTTTTAGTTTCCTTTTGGGAAAACTGATCTATCACATTGATCTTATTTAATGAGTAGAAGTATGATGAAAGGATAAAACCTCATTACAAAATATCAGACATCATATCATCAAGCTTATCCAAAAGATCCCTACTGTAAATTAAATCTACTTGTCACACAAGCAGAACAAAATTGACAGATAATCGGCCAAAATAAGATTGCAAGATTTCCCAACTTGTCCAAAAAAAACCTGGTTCACTTGCATGCACGGCAACAACTCAAACAAAAGAAGCAAAATAGCCAACAGTTCACGAGCGAAAATAGCAAAATTAAAGTACCCCATTGAATAAAATCAGCAGAAAATTCAGATTCATAGCAAAACCAAACAGACCCATCGAACAATATCAACAAAGAAGGAAAAGTACATCAAAATTAAGCAACGCCATCAACCAAGACCAACGGAAAAGACAGATTAGAACAAACAAGAAAGAGCAGCGACGCAAATTACAGACCTGAAAGATCCATTTGTTCATGACAATCACAGTAACATTGAAAGCCCACCATTGGAGAATCGCGAGTAGGGATCTGAACACGGTCCACTGACACAATACACTCTCCTCCATCTCTCTTTCCCCCGCAAGAATCCAAATCACCAAAGACCCAGATCAGACAGACCTCCAACTCACCTCAATTTCACAACTTCcacactttttcttctttccctttctGTTAAAACTCcgaaaaggaaacaaaacaaagaaagagagagagttgaaGGAAAGCTGGGCCACCGAACAGAATTGAAGACACAAAAACGTCCTAATTTGAAGGAGAGCACAGACGTGAGGGAGGGTGTAACGGTGGAGGCAACTCTTCTTACATGTGATGGTCTTGGTAATCCTaaacgtctctctctctctctctctctctctctctctctatgatgCCATGAAAATTTTATGTTCGCTTTTTGTAGGCAAAGAAAGTCCCTGGCATTGACCCTTCTCTCTGTTATATTCTCACAAAAAATAActtcaattaaattaaattatattttctctTAAAATTAATAGTTAATGATTCATCACAAATGAACACTATCCtacttaatttttaaaattaaaaatataaattcggatataatttttttatactcTAAAATACTTTTGCGTCATTTATTTAATATCATAACGTTTCTCacttaataaatataaaatatttagttTTAGTGATTTTTTATGTAACCAAGAACGATAACATACAAGTTTATTATTTAACATATGATATATAGGTCTAAATTCGGACCCTCACTCTCATGCACAAAGAAATTTTCTACTTCCCACTTAACAACAGaataaattaaaccaaaacCGTGCGAGTTACAGTAGGACTTTTTAGACTTTACAAGAGGGGTGGTTTTTATAAATTAGTATTTATTACGGACCATTATTAGGATGTTTAATGTGTATTTATAGTGGTAAGATTAAGATATAACTCTTCAAAAGTctcaattaagtaattaattacGATGATTTCTCAACTGTTTAGAATTTATATCATGTACGTATAATAATAGTTTTAATATGTATGTTTATAATAATGATTATTTCATATGTCAAATATATTTTAGGGTAAAATATGAGTGTGTGTATCATTactctaaaataaatatatgttttgttttttagagtttgaacatttttattttctttgttttccctTCTCTATGAAAAGTAAATATTACAAAATTCACTCCCTtgcgcgcacacacacataaCTCGTATATGTAA
Proteins encoded in this window:
- the LOC119999528 gene encoding UDP-galactose transporter 1; the encoded protein is MEESVLCQWTVFRSLLAILQWWAFNVTVIVMNKWIFQKLDFKFPLSVSCVHFICSSIGAYLVIKVLKLKPLISVDPEDRWRRIFPMSFVFCINIVLGNVSLRYIPVSFMQTIKSFTPATTVFLQWLVWRKYFDWRIWASLVPIVGGILFTSMTELSFNIFGFCAALFGCLATSTKTILAESLLHGYKFDSINTVYYMAPFATLILGIPAMLLEGNGIIEWLNTHQSVGSSLFIIFASGVLAFCLNFSIFYVIHSTTAVTFNVAGNLKVAVAVLVSWLIFRNPISGMNAVGCAITLIGCTFYGYVRHLLSQQPPGTPRTPRTPRNRVELLPLVNNEKLDDKV